Genomic window (Flavobacteriales bacterium):
CCGGATGAGGTCGATGATCCGCTCGTCGTCCATGGTCGTGACCGTCTTTCACCCTTGATGGCAGGAACGAAGAAAGGTGACCCATCGCACCCGGACCGCTGATCAGAATTCCACCTTGTAGTAGAAGAGCGGCAGGAAGCCCAATTGGTACTCTTCGCGGATGGGGTCGCCGCTCGGGTGGTCGGGCGCGTAGGTGAGCGTGAGGATATTCTGCTGGCCGGTCACGTTCACCAGGTCGAGGCCCAGCTCATGCATCACTTTCGGCCGGTTCCAGCGGTATCCCAGTTTCAGGTCGGCGCGGAAGTAGGGGCGGAACTGCCGCGTGTTCACCAGGCTGTCCACATAAACCACCTCCTGCGCGGCGGCGCTCGCCTCGCGATCGACCGGGCCGTACCAGCGGCCGCCCGCGTAGGTGAATTTGGTGCCGATGCTGATCACCGACTTCTTCGCGGTGGTGAACTCGCGCGCCAGCACCAGGTTGAAGGCATTTCGGCCGTTGAAGGAGGTGTTGCGCCAGACGCCATCGCTGCCGCGGTAGCGCGCATCGAAGAGCGATGCCGTGAAGAGGCCGTACCAGCCCCTGGCGAAGGCGTGCTCCAGCGTGAGCTCGATCCCTTGGTTGCAGCCGTTGCCTTTGTTGTGGAGGCTGTCCGGGAAGAAGCGCTCGAAGCCCGCGCCGGTGTTCACGAAAGAGAAGGAGGAGGGCGCCACGCTCACCGGCACGTCGAAGAGCCACTGGTAGTAAGCTTCAAGTTTCATGCGAACGCGCTGCCCCAATCGCCGTTCGTAGCCCACTACGCCGTGATGCGTGCGCGTGAGGCCGATGCCCGTGTTCTGCTCCTGCGGATCGCGGCCGTTGGTGGTGGCGCCGTAGAAGAGCAGGTAGCCGGGCTGCATCTGCGAGTGCAGTCCATAGCCGGCGGAGATCCGTTGCCGCGTGTCGGGCGCGTAAGAGATGCCGAAGCGCGGCTCGATCGGCGAGAAGCTGTTCGCGTTGATCGAGTTGTAGAGCGAGGTGATGCCCAGCGTGGCGGTCCACTGTTCGTTGAAACGATGACGCACCTGGGCATAGGGCTGCAGTTGCGTGGCGCTCACGCCCGCATCCCAGCGCACCCGCCAGGTTCCCAATGCGTTCGGGTCTCCATCTACCGTCGCCGGGATGATCGCTCTCGCGCTATCGAGGTAGGCGCCCCATTGCTGCTCCGTGTTCACTCCAACGCGCAAGCTGGTGCGAAGGCCAAGTTTCCGGTTGGCGAAGACGTACAGCATCGCCTTGCTCTCATGGAATCGGTAACGCAGCAGAGGTGGCAGGCTGTCCACCTCGAAGCGTCCGTCCACCACGCGGCGGTACACGTAGCGGTGATCCGAGTTGATGCCCTGGCCGCTGAGCGCAAGCGTGGCCTTCACGTAGGTCTTTTCATTCAGGGTGCGCGTGGCGGTGGCGCCCACGGTGCCCATGCGCGAGCGGAAGTACTGGTCGCGGTCGTTCTCGCCGTAGATCAGGGTGGCGGTGTCGGGCTTCGCCTGATCACTGATCACGATGTCGATCCTGCTGCTGCCGCCGATGCCCCAGAGCGATACCGAGCCTTTCTTGCTGGGGAAGTGGAAGCGGAAGGCCGCATCCTGGTACTGCGGGATGGCATCGGTGCCGATGCGGATGCCCATGAACCCGAAGAGCCGCAAGGTGCTGTAGCGATAGCTCACCAGATAGCTCGAGCGGTGCTTCTTGCTCAACGGCCCTTCGGCCATCAATTCGGTCCCGAGGAAGCCGAGCTGCGCAGTGAACTCATGCTTATCGGCGTTGCCATTGCGCATGCGCAGGTCGAACACTCCAGCAGTGGCATTCCCGAATTCAGCGGGGAATGCGCCGGTGAAGAAGTCGGAGTTCGCGAGGTACTTGTTGTTGAGGATGGTGACAGGCCCACCGCCGGTGCCGGGTATGGCGAAGTGGTTCGGATTGGGGATGTTCACGCACTCGAAGCGCCAGAGCACGCCCATGGGGCTGTTCCCGCGGATCACGATGTCGTTGCGGCTGTCGTCAGCGCCTTGCACCCCGGCGAAGTTGCTGGCCATGCGGCCGGGATCGCCACGGCTGCCAGCGTAGCGGTCCGTCTCTTCCACGCTGAATTGCCGCGCGCTCAGCAGGGCCATCTCGTTCCGCACCTCGCCCGGCGCGGCATCGCCCACGATTTCCACTTCGCCCAATTCAGTGAGCGCGCCCTGCAACCGCACGGAGACCGCCAGGTCCTTCGCGCTGGTGAGCACGAGGCCGCTGAGGACCTGGTCCTCGTAGCCCACCATGCGCACATGCAGCGCAATGCGACCCCATGGCGCGCCGCTCAACGTGAAGCGCCCGTCCTGATCCGTCACGGTGCCGATGATCGGATCGCTGCCCACCACCACCACTGTTGCGCCCGGCAGCCCGATCAGGCTCTCGGCATCCATCACCTCGCCGCGAACGGCTTGTGCATGCAGATGCGTGATGCCCATGAGGCCGAAAGTGATGAGCAGGGTGCGGCGCATGCGTGCGGATAGTCCAAATCAAACCATTCTGACCCGATTTCGTCTGAACCGCGCATCGCGCTGGACGCGTTACGGGATCGGGCAGTTTCCCGACTTGATCGCGACTCCGTCTGTGGCAACCATTGGATATGATCCGGCTCCGGACCCTGCAAATCCTTTTCATCCTCACCGTTGCCGGACGTGTTTCCGCCCAGACCTTCGACTTGGAGCAGTTCGAGCAGGTCTTCAGGCCGCGCTTGCGCCTCGATGCCCGCTTTCTGCCCGAGGCCGCATTCCGCGACACTTCCGGGCGATTCGGCCTCACGGAGGCCACCGCAGTGTTCACCGTGCCCGTCCGATCCCGGTTCAAGCTGGGCTTCGAGGCCGATAGCAGCGCACGGGGCATCGGCGATTTCCTGAAGAAGAGCGTCCGTGTCCGGGCCTCACAGGTGCTGGCCACCGCGCGCTTCACCGGCCGCGAGGCGCGGATGGGCCTCGACAGTTTGGGACCGCGCAGGCTGATGGCTGCGAGCGCAGGGCTCATGGGCGTGAAGCTCACGCGGAACCGTCGCTTGCTCTTCTGGAGCGCCAACGTGAACGTTAGCGAGGAGGAACGCACGATCCATGAGGCCGTGCTCCGGGGCAACGGTGTCATCGGCAAGCTGCACGTGAAGGGCTTGCGCAGGCAGTTCTTCTACGGGTTGGCAATCAGCTATTCCGATCGGTTCGTGCTGCCGTTGCCCTTCCTTGGCGGGGAGGCGCCGTTGGGCGGCAAGTGGTCCTTGCACTATGTGGTGCCGGCGCAGTTGGCATTCGGTTACCGTCCCGGATCCGGAACCCGGTTCCTGGCGGGCTTCGCAAGCGACGGTTTCCGCTCCGGTCTGGAATGGCAGGGCGAACGGGTGAATATGAATCACGCGGCTTTCCGGGCCTTCGTCAATCTCCGTCATCGCGTGAACAGGACCATCCAGGTCCGTGCGGATGCAGGATACGCCATCACGCAGGGCCTGCGCTTCACAGGGAGCGATGCCGATCGCACGCGCTATCCCATCACGCCCGGTTTCTCCTTCGGTTTGGGCGCGAATGTGCTCTTCGGGAACAGCGTGGCCCAGCGACTTCTCGATGAGGTGCTGAATTGAACGCTCAGAAGAGCACGCCCACCATCATGCCGCCGCTGGCCACCAGCGGCGTGTATTCGCCGAGGTGCGCATGCGAAAAGGCGTAGGCCTCTCGAGCGAACGCATGGCCGCTATCGACCTGATCGCCGTCGACGAGCTGGAAGCCATAGCCCGCTGCACCATAGAGCCCGAAGGTGATGCGGTTGCTGAGCAGCCATTGGCCACCGACGTTGAAGAGGAATGCGCCGCTGAGGTAGTCGGCGCTGGTCGTCTGCAAGGTGTACGAATAGGGCTCGTAGTGGTAGTGGTCCTGGCGCCATGCGCTCACGACGATCTCCGGCCGCACATACCAGCCCATCAGCGGGTGCAATTGCTGAAGGGTGGCGATGCGCCTTTGCGGGTTCGGCAGCCTGAGGTTCAGGCCGAGCTTGAGCAGTCCGCCGCTATGCACTTGGTAGACCGATCCGTTGCGGCCGCGATCATACAATCCGATGTACCCGGCCTTCACCGAGAGGCTCACATGCTCATCGATCACGCGCTGGTAGCCGATGGTCACATGGTTCAACGCCGGTGCGATCAAGTCGATGGCGATATGGTTCTTGGTGCCGACCATGGCGCGGCCCTGCGCATCGAGCGATAGGCGCACCCACTCGAAATCCTGGCCGCTGGCGAGCTTCACCCGAGCCAATTCGCTGCGCTCAACGGTGACCAGCACCGCGTGGTCGCCTGATTGCGCGCGGTAGCGCACGGTGCTCACGCCGATCTCCTCCACCGTGCCCGCCATCACGCTGCCGTTGATGTGGAAGAGCGAGTCCTGGGCCGTTGCATTGAGGCCGCCCAGTGCGGCGAGCGCGGTGATCACCCGATGGATCATGGCAATGGTTCGTTTGTGCGCGAACGCTGTACGACGTGGACTATTGCCCGATCAGCCCTTCAGTTCGGGCGGTACCGCGCACACCGGGATCGGTTCCATCTTATGGCGGTTGGCGGCCTTGCGCCGGTCGAAGATGGCGAGCACCTCTTGTTGCCGGGCGCTGAGATCAAGCTTGGCCGGGTCAATGCCTTTCTCGCGGATGTCCATCGCCCATTCCAGCTCGGGGTAGCTCGCGCCGATCTGGTCCTCGTCGCTGCGGTCATCGCCCCATAGGCCGTCCGTGGGCTTGGCTTGCATGATGGAGCCGATGATGCCGAGCCCGCGGGCCACGGCGTACACCTCGGTCTTGGTAAGGTCTGCAATGGGCGAGAGGTCCACACCGCCATCGCCGTACTTGGTGAAGAAGCCGATGCCGAAGTCCTCCACCTTGTTGCCCGTGCCGGCCACCACATGCCTCAGAAGTCCGGCGAAGTAGTAGAGCGTGGCCATGCGCAAGCGCGCGCGGGTGTTCGCGAGCGCGAGTTCCATGGCGGCCTTGTCCTCGACAGCCGGGAGTGCGGCCATCAATCGATCGAACACGGGCGTGAGCTGCACCACTTCCATGCGCGCATTCGGATGCCGTTCCATGAGCCACGAAATGTGCTCCTGTGCGCGCACCACCTGGGTCGACGCTTGATGGATGGGCATCTCCACGCAAAGCGTGGGCAAACCGGTCCGGGCGCAGAGCGCGCTGGTCACGGCGCTGTCGATCCCGCCGCTCACGCCCACCACGAAGCCCAGCTGCCCATTGCGCTCGCAATACGTGCGGAGCCATTCCGTGATGTGCTCGATGATGCCCTCGGTATTCATGTGCTGCTCGCCGATGCTACGGCCCAGGGGTGCAAAGGAAAAGCCCCTCCGGTGCAAGGCGAAGGGGCTTCTGATGGATTCGTTCAGCGGCTCAGAAGAACACGCCGAGGCTCAGCTCCACATAATGGGCCTTGGCCTTGGCGCCATCGATGTCGAGGATGTTGGTGAATCCGTTGTTATAGGTGATGCCGAACATCACGCTGGTGCTGCCGCTGAAGTTGTATTCCGCGCCAGCGCCCACGATCAACGAGGCCTTGTACAGCGCGATGTCGTCCTGCACATTCTCGTTCTCCTGTTCCTCGAACTTGTCGACGATGGTGGGCGCAACGCTGTTGTACACCGGTACCACCTGGTCGGCCTTGGCCTTGACGTTGAACGCGTTTCCGGCCCCCACCACGGCGAAGTAGCGCATGTAGCCGATCTCGTTGGTCATGAGCTTGATGGTGAGCGGGAGCTCCACGTACTGAAGGGCGACATCCGTCTCCAGTTCCCTTGTCTTCTGGGGCTCGTTCAGGGCATCGTAGTAGGCGAAGTCGGTCTTCCACTTCGTCTTCATGTTGTTCAGGTTCAGGCCGGTTGCGAAGCGGTAGTTGCCGCTGTTGCCGATGGGCAGCTCCAGCATCAGGCCGAAGGTGTATCCCAGACCGGCGCCGTTGCTCTTCAACGTCTTGGTCTCGGGCTGCACGAAGGCCATGTTCGGGCTCAGCTTCAATCCGAAGCGCACGCCCACATCATCCTGCGCGGTGAGCGTTGCAGCGGTGAGAACGAAAGCGAGAAGAGCGATGGGCTTGTTCATAGGTTTGGCGCGTGTTAAGCGGTGGCGAAAGTAACGTGGCGGTGCGGCGCTTTGCGAAAAGCGTGCTGTTCGCATGGGCCGTGTGCCTCATGGCGTGCGGAGGGGATGGAGTGCCGGAGCTGCCCGAGGGCACGGACCCGGTGCGCATCACCATCGGCCGCCTTGATCAGGACCTCTTCCACGCCCCTCCCGATAGCATGGCCGCTGCCAGCAGGAAGGCGCACGCCACCTACGGCGAGTTCTACCGCATCTACATCGAGGACATCCTGCAAGGCGCGCCCGTGGACGACCCGCGCCTGCCGCTGGTGCTGCACCGATTCGTGCTCGACCCCGATTGGAGCGCGGCGCAGGAGGCAGCCGATAGCGTGCTCGGCGACCTGGAGCCGCAGCGCGCGCTCTTCGAGAAGGCCTTCACGCGCTTGAAGGCGCTCTTCCCCGATAGCCTCACCCCGCGCGTCGTGGCCTTCAACTCCGGCTACAACTATGGGCTGTACCCCACCGATAGCGTGCTGGGCATCGGCATCGAATGGTTCATCGGCGTGGACCATCCGGTGATCGGATACCTCGCGCCGGAGAGCTTCCCGCAGTACATGAAGCAGCGCATGGAGCCGGCGATGCTGGTGCCGAGCGCGGTGAAGGGCTGGCTCCTGGTGCATTACACGCAGCCTGTTGACGATGCAGAGTTGCTCGCCCACATGGTGGAGACGGGCAAGGCGATGGCCCTGCTCGATGCGCTGCTGCCCGAAGTGGAGCCCCACCTCAAGCTCGCCTTCAGCAAGGAGCAGCTCGAATGGTGCGAGGCTAATGAGTATGAGGTGTGGAAGGCCCTGGTGGGCAAGGATCAGCTCTACAGCAAAAAGGGTGAGGACATCGGCCGCTGGATGAACGACGGGCCCTTCACCAATGGATTGCCGCGCGAGAGCCCTGGCCACCTCGGTGAATGGATCGGACTGCGCATGGTGCAAGCCTGCATGAAAGCCGACCCCAAGCTCACCTTCGCGCAGCTTTTCGCCATCGATGACCCGCGCGAGATCCTGAAGCACTACAAGCCGCGTTGAGCCTTTCAACTTGGATCACAGCCCGCCAACCGGTCAACCCGAGCCTGCCCGCGAAGGCATGGCGCAGGATTCCCTGAACCCCTGATCGACCATTCAGCAATGAAGACCTCCGATATCAACATCTCCGTGCGGCTTGACGACAACCATGTGCCTGAGCGCATCGAATGGAAGGCCGAGGACACCGGGAGCCAGGCCATGAGCAAAGCCATGCTGCTCGCGTTCTGGGACGAGCAGGAGAAGAACACGCTCCGCATCGATCTCTGGACGAAGGAGATGACCGTCGAGGAGATGAAGGCCTTCTTCCACCAGAACCTGCTCACCCTCTCCGACACCTTTGAGCGCGCTACCGGCGAAGGCCGGATGGCTGCTCAGATGCGCGACTTCGCGTCCTACTTCGCGGAGCACATGCTGGGCGTGGAGCCAAAGTGATGGAAGGGTAAATGGTTGATGCGAATACAGGGTGGGGGCGGAGGTTGAGGGTTAGGTTGGTGCATGCGATTGTCGAGGCGCTGCAACCTTCACGGTCATCAACCCCCGAACTCCTCAACCTCGACGACCCTCAACCTCCCCAACGCTCATTCACCTCCTCGATGAGCGCGAGGATCTCTTCCCGTCCCTGACGGCTCTCGGATGAGGTGGTGTGCATGGGCGGGAGCTCCTCCCATGTCTTCCGCAGCTCTCGTTTCAGCGCAGCGATGTTGGCCTGCACCTTCGGCGGAGAGATCTTATCGGCCTTGGTGAACACGATGCGGAAGGGGATCCCCTGCTCACCGAGCCATTGGATCATGTCGAGGTCGTTATGCTGCGGCTCAAGGCGCGAATCGATGAGCAGGAAAACGCATTGCAGGTTCTCACGCTCCCGCAGATAGGCGTGGATCATCTTCTCCCACACCGCGCGCTCGGCCTTGCTCGCTTTCGCGAAACCGTAGCCGGGCAGGTCGGCGAGCATCCAGGGCCTGCCGCTGGTGAGCGTGCCTTCCACGCGGAAGTGCTCCACATTTCGCGTGCGCCCCGGCGTATTGCTCACGCGCGCCAGCTTCTTGATCTGGCAGAGCATGTTGATCAGGGAGCTCTTGCCCACATTGCTCCGGCCGATGAAGGCGTACTCGGGCAATGCAGGCTTCGCCCAATGCGCCGCTTCGCGTCCGCTGGTGAGGTGCTCGGCGCGGAGGGATTTCATTGCTCGAATGGTAAATGCTTATGGGAGAGTGATGAGTCTGGCCCTGTCTCGCCGAGCGGAGCCGAGGGTCGCCGGACTCTCGGCTCTCCGCCTACCACAAGCTTCTAGGTGTTCGCGTCTTCGAGCCTCTTGTGCAACCACTCGCCCAGGATCCGATTGAATTCCTCCGGGTGCTCCATCATGGGCGCGTGCCCGCAGCCCTCGATCCAGTGCAGTTCGCTGTTGGGGAAGAGGCTGTGGAATTCCTCGGCCACTTCCGGCGGCGTGATGGTGTCCTGCCTGCCCCAGATCAGCAGCACCGGCATGGTCATGCGCGGGATGTCCTTGCCCATGTTGTGGCGGATGGCGCTCTTCGCCAACGCCAGGATGCGGATCAATTTGCCCTTGTCATTCACCGTCTCATAGCACTCCTCCACCAGCGCGTCGGTCACGTGCTTCGGGTCGTGGAAGGTGAGGGCGATCTTCTTGCGCAAGTACTCTTTGTCCTCGCGTCGCGGGAAACTGCCGCCGAAGGCATTCTCATAAAGGCCGCTGCTGCCGGTGAGCGTGAGGGTGCGAACCCGTGAGGCGTGCTTCGTGCAGTAGATCAGCGCCACGTGCCCGCCCAAGGAATTGCCCAGCAGGTTCACTTGCGCCAGGCCGAGGTGATGGAGGAAGCGGTCCAGGAAATCGGCCAGCGCCGGCACATTGGTTCCGAGCATGGGCATGCTGTACAGCGGCAGCATGGGGACCAGCACGCGGTAGCGCGGCGCGAAATGATCGAACAGCGGTTTGAAGTTGCTCAGCGCGCCGAACAATCCATGGAGCAATACAAGCGGCTGGCCTTCCCCGGCATCCAGGTACTGGAACTCTCCTTCCTGCTTCAGCGTGTGCGCCATGGGTCCGGCCAAATGTAGGCGGGCCGATTGTGGAACATCGAGGCCAAGGCCTTTGCAGAACGCTCGGAAGGTCATGGTCGGCTGGATGTTGCCGGCGAGACCGTGGAATCGACCGGATTGCCCCTTGCCATGCACTCGTGAGCTGATTTCGGCACGGAATGGAGCTCATTGTGGGAAACTCTGCCACTTTCTCCCACCGTTCGTTTTACCCGTGATTACGCAGGTTTTGTAACGAATCGGCCTACTTGGTCGTAGCTTTGGGGCATCAAGTTTTGAACATCGTGCCTGAAAAGGCCTGAAAGTGCCGGACCGCCGCTACTTTCGCCGCCGTCTCGCACGCACATGAGCGCATATGCTGAACCTGCTCGGGGAATACGATTGCCGGCTCGACGCCAAGGGAAGGCTTGTCCTTCCAGCCATGCTGCGCAAGCAGCTGGGCGACTTGGCAGACCGCGGCTTCGTGATGAACCGGGATGTTCACGCGCCCTGCCTGGTGATCTATCCCATGCCGATCTGGGAGGCCACCACCAACAAGCTGGATCGCCTGAACCGATTCGTGAAAGCGAACGCGGATTTCATCAGGCGATTCACGGCAGGGGCGACTCCATTGGCGCCCGACCCCACCGGCCGTATGCTGCTGCCTTATGCATTGCTGAAGGATGCCCGATTGGGCAACGACCTGAAGCTGCTGGGCCAGCGCGACCGGATCGAGGTCTGGGATGCCAAGGCATACGCCGACATGCGCAACGAGGCCGTGGATATGAGCTCCTTGTCCGAAGCAGTCATGGGTCCATTGGGCAATGACGACGGGAAGTGATTACCACGACCCCGTTCTTTCACAAGCCTGCATCGATGGGTTGAATATCCGCCCCGACGGCATCTACGTCGATGCCACCTTCGGGGGAGGAGGACACAGCCGCGCGATACTCGGCAAGCTCGGCCCGCAGGGAAGGCTGATCGCCTTCGACCGCGACAAGGACGCTTGGGCCAATGCGATCAACGACCCGCGCTTCACGCTGGTGAAGAGCGATTTCCGTTGGATCCGGAACCACCTGCGCTTCCTTCAGGCCATCCCGATCAATGGCCTGCTCGCCGACCTTGGCGTCAGCAGCCATCAATTCGATCGCGGTGAGCGCGGATTCAGCATCCGCTTCGACGGCCCGCTGGATATGCGGATGGACCGCCGCGCCAAGCTCACCGCAGCCGATATCGTGAACGGCTGGGACGAAGGGCGAATCGCCGGTCTCCTGCGGAGTTACGGCGAGGTCGATGGTGCGCACCGCGTGGCCAGGGCCTTGGCGAATGCACGCGCGGCCAAGCGCATCACCACCACGCAGCAGCTGATCCAGGCAATCGCTCCGGTGACGCCGTGGAAAGAGGAGAACGGCTTCCGTGCGCAGGTCTTCCAAGCGCTGCGCATCGCGGTGAACGACGAGCTCGGATCACTGGAGGCCTTGCTGAAGCAGAGCGCGGAGGTGATGGCGCCCGGGGCAAGGCTGGTGGTGATCAGCTACCACAGCCTCGAGGACCGCCTGGTGAAGAACTGGATGCGTGCCGGCCACCTCAGCGGAGAAGAGCAGAAGGACCACTACGGCAATAGGCTCCGGCCATTCCATCCATCGGGCAAGGCGATCAAGCCGAGCGAAGAAGAGACCGCAAGGAACCCGCGGGCCCGCAGCGCCCGCTTACGCATAGCAGAGAGAGCATGAACAGGATGCGCGAGAGTGCCGAGGAGAAGCCGAAGGCCAAGAAGGCCGCTAAGCCGATGCGCTTGCCGCGCGGCTTCATCAGCGTGCTCAACGGCTCTTTCCTCACCAAGGACAATGTGCTGCTGAACATGCCCTTCATCCTGTTCCTCGCTGGGGCGGGCCTGCTGAGCATCGCCTACGGCTACCATGCCGAACGCGTGGTGCGCGACATCGACGAGCATGGTGCTGCCCTCAAGGAACAGCGCGCTGAATACATCAGCGTCCGCGCTGAGCTCGAGAAGCAGGAGCAGCAGAGCCAGGTGGCCGGCCGGATCAGCGCGCTTGGGCTGAAAGAGAGCCGCGTTCCGCCAGTGAAATTGGAAGTGGACGAGGACAAACTCGACGATACGCGCATCCCATGAGCAAGACCTCGCCGTTGGCCCTGCGCGCGCGCATCGTGTACCTCAGCGTGGCGCTCTTCGCCTTCGCCATCGCCGTGCAGCTCTTCCGCGTGCAGCTGTTCGAGGGCGAGCAATGGCGCGCCAAGGCCCAGCATGTCAGCACCGCATGGCGCACCGTGCAGCCCGAGCGCGGCCATATCTACAGCGGCGATGGCCGATTGCTCGCCACCAGCGTGCCGGAGTACGATGTGCGCATGGACATGGCCGCTGAGGCCCTGACGCCGGAGCGCTTCAGCACGCACATCGATTCACTCGCATGGCACCTCGCCGCGCTCTTCCAGGACCGCACGAAGGAGGAGTACAAGCGCGACCTCACGGATGCACGTGCCCGCAAGGAGCGATACCACCTGGTGAAGCGCCGCGCCAGCCACGCGCAAGTACAGGCGCTGCGCCATTTCCCGCTCTTC
Coding sequences:
- a CDS encoding TonB-dependent receptor, which translates into the protein MRRTLLITFGLMGITHLHAQAVRGEVMDAESLIGLPGATVVVVGSDPIIGTVTDQDGRFTLSGAPWGRIALHVRMVGYEDQVLSGLVLTSAKDLAVSVRLQGALTELGEVEIVGDAAPGEVRNEMALLSARQFSVEETDRYAGSRGDPGRMASNFAGVQGADDSRNDIVIRGNSPMGVLWRFECVNIPNPNHFAIPGTGGGPVTILNNKYLANSDFFTGAFPAEFGNATAGVFDLRMRNGNADKHEFTAQLGFLGTELMAEGPLSKKHRSSYLVSYRYSTLRLFGFMGIRIGTDAIPQYQDAAFRFHFPSKKGSVSLWGIGGSSRIDIVISDQAKPDTATLIYGENDRDQYFRSRMGTVGATATRTLNEKTYVKATLALSGQGINSDHRYVYRRVVDGRFEVDSLPPLLRYRFHESKAMLYVFANRKLGLRTSLRVGVNTEQQWGAYLDSARAIIPATVDGDPNALGTWRVRWDAGVSATQLQPYAQVRHRFNEQWTATLGITSLYNSINANSFSPIEPRFGISYAPDTRQRISAGYGLHSQMQPGYLLFYGATTNGRDPQEQNTGIGLTRTHHGVVGYERRLGQRVRMKLEAYYQWLFDVPVSVAPSSFSFVNTGAGFERFFPDSLHNKGNGCNQGIELTLEHAFARGWYGLFTASLFDARYRGSDGVWRNTSFNGRNAFNLVLAREFTTAKKSVISIGTKFTYAGGRWYGPVDREASAAAQEVVYVDSLVNTRQFRPYFRADLKLGYRWNRPKVMHELGLDLVNVTGQQNILTLTYAPDHPSGDPIREEYQLGFLPLFYYKVEF
- the nadE gene encoding NAD(+) synthase, producing MNTEGIIEHITEWLRTYCERNGQLGFVVGVSGGIDSAVTSALCARTGLPTLCVEMPIHQASTQVVRAQEHISWLMERHPNARMEVVQLTPVFDRLMAALPAVEDKAAMELALANTRARLRMATLYYFAGLLRHVVAGTGNKVEDFGIGFFTKYGDGGVDLSPIADLTKTEVYAVARGLGIIGSIMQAKPTDGLWGDDRSDEDQIGASYPELEWAMDIREKGIDPAKLDLSARQQEVLAIFDRRKAANRHKMEPIPVCAVPPELKG
- a CDS encoding PorT family protein yields the protein MNKPIALLAFVLTAATLTAQDDVGVRFGLKLSPNMAFVQPETKTLKSNGAGLGYTFGLMLELPIGNSGNYRFATGLNLNNMKTKWKTDFAYYDALNEPQKTRELETDVALQYVELPLTIKLMTNEIGYMRYFAVVGAGNAFNVKAKADQVVPVYNSVAPTIVDKFEEQENENVQDDIALYKASLIVGAGAEYNFSGSTSVMFGITYNNGFTNILDIDGAKAKAHYVELSLGVFF
- the gldC gene encoding gliding motility protein GldC, with amino-acid sequence MKTSDINISVRLDDNHVPERIEWKAEDTGSQAMSKAMLLAFWDEQEKNTLRIDLWTKEMTVEEMKAFFHQNLLTLSDTFERATGEGRMAAQMRDFASYFAEHMLGVEPK
- a CDS encoding YihA family ribosome biogenesis GTP-binding protein, which produces MKSLRAEHLTSGREAAHWAKPALPEYAFIGRSNVGKSSLINMLCQIKKLARVSNTPGRTRNVEHFRVEGTLTSGRPWMLADLPGYGFAKASKAERAVWEKMIHAYLRERENLQCVFLLIDSRLEPQHNDLDMIQWLGEQGIPFRIVFTKADKISPPKVQANIAALKRELRKTWEELPPMHTTSSESRQGREEILALIEEVNERWGG
- a CDS encoding alpha/beta fold hydrolase, whose protein sequence is MAHTLKQEGEFQYLDAGEGQPLVLLHGLFGALSNFKPLFDHFAPRYRVLVPMLPLYSMPMLGTNVPALADFLDRFLHHLGLAQVNLLGNSLGGHVALIYCTKHASRVRTLTLTGSSGLYENAFGGSFPRREDKEYLRKKIALTFHDPKHVTDALVEECYETVNDKGKLIRILALAKSAIRHNMGKDIPRMTMPVLLIWGRQDTITPPEVAEEFHSLFPNSELHWIEGCGHAPMMEHPEEFNRILGEWLHKRLEDANT
- a CDS encoding division/cell wall cluster transcriptional repressor MraZ, encoding MLNLLGEYDCRLDAKGRLVLPAMLRKQLGDLADRGFVMNRDVHAPCLVIYPMPIWEATTNKLDRLNRFVKANADFIRRFTAGATPLAPDPTGRMLLPYALLKDARLGNDLKLLGQRDRIEVWDAKAYADMRNEAVDMSSLSEAVMGPLGNDDGK
- the rsmH gene encoding 16S rRNA (cytosine(1402)-N(4))-methyltransferase RsmH, which codes for MTTGSDYHDPVLSQACIDGLNIRPDGIYVDATFGGGGHSRAILGKLGPQGRLIAFDRDKDAWANAINDPRFTLVKSDFRWIRNHLRFLQAIPINGLLADLGVSSHQFDRGERGFSIRFDGPLDMRMDRRAKLTAADIVNGWDEGRIAGLLRSYGEVDGAHRVARALANARAAKRITTTQQLIQAIAPVTPWKEENGFRAQVFQALRIAVNDELGSLEALLKQSAEVMAPGARLVVISYHSLEDRLVKNWMRAGHLSGEEQKDHYGNRLRPFHPSGKAIKPSEEETARNPRARSARLRIAERA